Proteins co-encoded in one Salvelinus sp. IW2-2015 unplaced genomic scaffold, ASM291031v2 Un_scaffold3523, whole genome shotgun sequence genomic window:
- the tmem267 gene encoding transmembrane protein 267, with amino-acid sequence MRGYHSKLDSSSSAGGTGGSMPLSLAVETEKAQALLQTFSSASLLASTALGAFCVLSDHVMQLTLLQQHLWLRAVLDNTAHGLIGLWSWAIVIGLKKKSDFYEVILAGILASVIDLDHFYMAGSLSLKAATSLPHRPPLHCSSLIPVLCFSLRLVLWLGRLKDSWCSLPWLLFISLASHHIRDGVRHGLWVCPFGNTAPISYWLYVSITATLPHLCSVLMYLTGTRDVISTKHGIAIDI; translated from the exons ATGCGAGGGTATCACTCCAAGCTGGACTCATCGTCCTCTGCTGGTGGTACGGGTGGCTCCATGCCCCTGAGCCTGGCCGTGGAGACAGAGAAAGCCCAAGCCCTGCTCCAAaccttctcctctgcctctctactGGCCAGCACGGCGCTGGGGGCCTTCTGTGTGCTGTCTGACCACGTCATGCAGCTGACCTTACTCCAACAGCACCTGTGGCTGCGGGCAGTGCTGGACAACACCGCCCATGGTCTGATAGGCCTCTGGTCCTGGGCTATCGTCATTGGCCTCAAGAAGAAGAGTGACTTCTATGAAGTTATCTTAGCAGGGATWCTGGCCTCTGTTATAGACCTGGACCACTTCTATATGGCTGGCTCTCTGTCGCTCAAA GCAGCCACCAGCCTGCCCCACCGCCCCCCCCTCCActgctcctctctcatccctgtcctctgcttctctctgaggCTGGTGCTGTGGCTGGGCAGGCTAAAGGACTCATGGTGCTCTCTACCCTGGCTGTTGTTCATCTCCCTGGCMTCACACCACATCCGAGACGGGGTCCGCCACGGCCTGTGGGTGTGTCCGTTCGGAAACACGGCCCCCATCTCCTATTGGCTGTATGTGAGCATCACAGCCACCCTGCCACACCTGTGCTCTGTGCTCATGTACCTGACAGGAACTAGAGACGTGATCTCTACCAAGCACGGCATCGCCATCGACATCTGA